A genomic region of Azoarcus sp. KH32C contains the following coding sequences:
- a CDS encoding bifunctional diguanylate cyclase/phosphodiesterase: MISLDALAPLLDGLLESVLVVDGSDLRIVCANGSACALLGVPHSGLIGRPIREIAATPEDMFFWEEVRHGLSHEIHSETILRRDDGTILNIDRRVTRVAVEDARAVYLVGINDCSEQRRVEDELERIVAELRATIESTADGILVVDLARGIRSYNHRFAELWDIPRDLMTRRDDEATYAWLEQSVIDPEQYARRLDQLTDHPLLEDTEVIVLHSGKVLERVSLPQYARGRPVGRVFSFRDITQSLADKSRLQLAAKVFSASLDAILIIDSEQRVVAANAKSLESSGCDEGELIGQRTDSLLFKPEDDNFVPEILRRVESDGFWEGELTYRRKDGLSIPGLASFVRALDDEGKPPQYVLFFKDLTDKLAAKKRIEELAYSDTLTGLPNRVQLNERIEFALNWSAREQRHFAVLFIDLDRFKQINDSLGHIFGDRVLVEVAKRIKECIRQCDTAARLGGDEFLLLLQDVDQRGAETTARRILAALTRSFVLDDMTLTVTCSIGVALYPGDGLSADDLIKNADTAMYNAKERGRAGFRFYQRQMNLNLLARMKLDQALREAFEHQRFRLKYQPQINLATGSVIGVEALLRWTDPEMGEVPPGRFIPQAEENGLIIRLGDWVLNQAVNQAVAWQKKDIDLIVAVNVSALQFQNPDFIRSVSTVLRRSGLPPRQLELELTESILIQDADEALLRLQALAELGVRLSIDDFGTGYSSLTYLKRFPIHKLKIDRSFVQGLPNDESDTAITTAIISIGRTLKLGVIAEGVETESQREFLAVSGCDQFQGFLCSPAVAPEEIEVLASELGTHRRPGKLARMVAMHPEQAID; the protein is encoded by the coding sequence ATGATCAGCCTCGACGCGTTGGCCCCCTTGCTCGACGGATTGCTCGAATCCGTGCTGGTCGTCGACGGCAGCGACTTGCGCATCGTCTGCGCAAACGGCAGCGCGTGCGCTCTCCTCGGGGTCCCGCACTCTGGCCTGATCGGCCGTCCCATTCGGGAGATCGCCGCAACCCCGGAAGACATGTTCTTCTGGGAAGAAGTCCGACACGGGCTCAGTCACGAAATCCACTCCGAGACAATCCTGCGACGCGACGACGGAACGATCCTCAACATCGACCGCCGGGTGACCCGGGTCGCGGTCGAAGATGCGCGCGCGGTGTACCTCGTCGGCATCAATGACTGCAGCGAACAGCGCCGCGTCGAAGACGAACTTGAAAGGATCGTTGCCGAACTGCGCGCGACCATCGAGTCCACGGCCGACGGGATTCTCGTCGTCGATCTCGCCAGGGGCATCCGCAGCTACAACCATCGCTTCGCCGAACTGTGGGATATCCCGCGGGACTTGATGACGAGACGCGACGACGAGGCGACCTACGCCTGGCTCGAACAATCCGTCATCGATCCGGAGCAGTATGCTCGCAGGCTGGACCAGCTGACCGACCATCCCTTGCTCGAAGACACCGAGGTGATCGTGCTGCATTCGGGCAAGGTCCTCGAACGCGTTTCGCTGCCGCAGTACGCCCGCGGGCGCCCGGTCGGGCGGGTCTTCTCGTTTCGCGACATTACGCAGAGCCTCGCCGACAAGTCGCGCCTCCAGCTCGCCGCCAAGGTTTTCTCGGCGAGCCTCGACGCGATCCTGATCATCGACAGCGAACAACGCGTGGTCGCGGCCAATGCGAAGTCGCTGGAGTCGAGCGGCTGCGACGAAGGCGAGCTGATCGGGCAGCGCACCGACTCATTGCTGTTCAAGCCCGAGGACGACAATTTCGTGCCCGAGATCCTGCGCCGCGTCGAAAGCGACGGATTCTGGGAGGGCGAACTCACGTACCGGCGCAAGGACGGATTGAGCATTCCCGGCCTCGCCTCCTTCGTCCGCGCTCTTGACGACGAGGGCAAACCCCCACAGTACGTGCTCTTCTTCAAGGACCTGACCGACAAGCTCGCTGCCAAGAAGCGCATCGAGGAGCTGGCGTATTCGGACACGCTCACCGGATTGCCGAATCGCGTGCAGCTGAACGAGCGGATCGAGTTCGCGCTGAACTGGTCGGCGCGCGAACAGCGCCACTTCGCGGTACTCTTCATCGACCTCGACCGCTTCAAGCAGATCAACGACTCGCTCGGCCACATCTTCGGCGACCGGGTGCTCGTCGAGGTCGCCAAGCGGATCAAGGAATGCATCCGCCAGTGCGACACCGCGGCGCGGCTCGGTGGCGACGAATTCCTGCTGTTGCTGCAGGACGTCGACCAGCGGGGGGCCGAAACGACGGCGCGGCGCATCCTCGCGGCGCTGACGCGCTCCTTCGTGCTCGACGACATGACGCTGACCGTGACCTGCAGTATCGGCGTCGCGCTCTATCCGGGCGATGGGCTGAGCGCAGACGACCTGATCAAGAACGCCGACACGGCGATGTACAACGCCAAGGAACGCGGCCGCGCCGGCTTCCGCTTCTACCAGCGTCAGATGAACCTCAACCTGCTCGCACGGATGAAGCTCGACCAGGCCTTGCGTGAGGCCTTCGAGCACCAGCGCTTCCGCCTAAAGTACCAGCCGCAGATCAACCTCGCGACGGGAAGCGTCATCGGCGTCGAAGCGCTGCTGCGCTGGACCGACCCCGAGATGGGCGAGGTTCCGCCAGGCCGATTCATTCCGCAGGCGGAGGAAAACGGCTTGATCATCCGCCTCGGCGACTGGGTGTTGAACCAGGCGGTCAACCAGGCGGTCGCATGGCAGAAGAAGGACATCGACCTGATCGTCGCCGTGAACGTCTCGGCGCTGCAGTTCCAGAATCCGGACTTCATCCGCTCGGTGTCCACCGTGCTCCGCCGGAGCGGACTGCCGCCGCGCCAGCTCGAACTCGAACTGACCGAATCGATCCTGATCCAGGACGCCGACGAGGCGCTGCTCCGCCTGCAGGCGCTCGCGGAACTCGGAGTCAGGCTCTCGATCGACGATTTCGGCACCGGCTACTCCAGCCTCACCTATCTCAAGCGCTTTCCGATCCACAAGCTCAAGATCGACCGCTCCTTCGTCCAAGGCCTGCCGAACGACGAAAGCGACACGGCGATCACCACGGCAATCATCAGCATCGGCCGCACGCTCAAGCTCGGCGTCATCGCGGAGGGTGTCGAGACCGAATCGCAGCGCGAGTTCCTGGCGGTTTCGGGATGCGACCAGTTCCAGGGTTTCCTATGCTCGCCGGCGGTGGCGCCCGAGGAGATCGAAGTCCTCGCCAGTGAACTCGGCACGCACCGCCGGCCAGGCAAGCTCGCTCGGATGGTCGCAATGCACCCGGAACAGGCAATCGATTAG
- a CDS encoding HD-GYP domain-containing protein, whose product MGDNNIDVIDVSRLRIGHFVYIDLSWISHPFPLNSFKIHSQEQIDAIRTLGIDRIRYSPERSDPEPAAAGSTGVPQTHDSTTDRPHDNTTAQSDADHARRAILADQNAGLKACEREFTSAIREYRALVESLRTKPTAAFTTATNLVTNMSAHLIGAGEVCIRLLSEKVGERASHEINVTVISLLLGNTCGLDKPALHELGLGALLHDIGKIDLPDRLRYASDNRSPAEEKIYQQHVPYGIALGRNMALPPGALTVIAQHHENADGSGYPKKLRNAALSPAARIVALADYYDTLCNPANPVLAMTPHEALSRIFTLRNARFDESTVNTFIRMMGVYPPGSVVHLSDDRYALVISVNAQRPLKPRVVIHEPNVPREEALVVDLADCPDIGLRRSLRPLQLPRAAYDYLSPRTRICYFFERGRGTGDDGGAQ is encoded by the coding sequence ATGGGTGATAACAATATCGACGTCATCGACGTATCCCGTCTGCGAATCGGCCATTTCGTCTACATCGATCTGAGCTGGATTTCGCATCCGTTCCCGCTGAACAGTTTCAAGATCCATTCGCAGGAACAGATCGACGCGATCCGCACCCTCGGCATCGACCGCATCCGGTACTCGCCGGAACGAAGCGATCCCGAGCCGGCAGCCGCGGGCTCGACGGGAGTGCCGCAAACACACGATTCGACAACTGACCGGCCGCATGACAATACGACAGCGCAGTCGGACGCCGATCACGCCCGTCGTGCAATCCTCGCCGACCAGAACGCCGGCCTGAAAGCCTGCGAACGCGAATTCACGAGCGCCATCCGGGAATACCGGGCACTCGTCGAATCGCTGCGCACGAAGCCCACGGCGGCTTTCACAACGGCAACGAATCTCGTGACGAACATGTCGGCACACCTGATCGGCGCGGGAGAAGTCTGCATCCGGCTGCTGTCGGAAAAGGTCGGAGAGCGTGCGTCGCACGAGATCAACGTGACGGTGATTTCGCTGCTTCTCGGCAACACCTGCGGGCTGGACAAGCCAGCTCTGCATGAACTCGGCCTGGGCGCCCTGCTGCACGACATCGGCAAGATCGATCTTCCGGATCGGCTGCGCTATGCAAGCGACAACCGGTCCCCCGCTGAGGAGAAGATCTACCAGCAGCACGTGCCCTACGGTATCGCGCTCGGACGCAACATGGCGCTGCCACCCGGAGCGCTGACCGTGATCGCGCAGCATCACGAAAACGCCGACGGCAGCGGCTATCCGAAGAAGCTCCGGAACGCAGCGCTGTCGCCAGCTGCGCGCATCGTTGCGCTGGCCGACTACTACGACACGCTCTGCAACCCGGCCAACCCCGTGCTCGCGATGACGCCGCACGAAGCGCTGTCGCGCATCTTCACGCTGCGCAACGCCCGCTTCGACGAATCGACCGTCAATACCTTCATCCGGATGATGGGCGTGTATCCGCCGGGCTCGGTCGTGCACCTCAGCGACGATCGATACGCCCTCGTGATATCGGTCAACGCCCAACGCCCGCTGAAGCCACGCGTGGTCATCCACGAACCCAACGTGCCCCGCGAAGAGGCGCTGGTCGTGGATCTCGCCGATTGTCCAGACATCGGCCTCCGCCGCAGCCTGCGCCCGCTGCAGCTCCCGCGCGCCGCCTATGACTACCTGTCGCCGCGTACGCGCATCTGTTACTTCTTCGAGCGCGGACGCGGGACGGGCGACGACGGAGGCGCGCAATGA
- a CDS encoding cache domain-containing protein gives MRTRRVRRALNLLLVAAACALAAWLGYRAVWEWQLARLHDAGHQRLVLFARSLESILDKYEHLPFMIGLHRDAIRLLRDKDPALVPAVNELLKQAQAGTEVTQFYLLDTTGTAVASSQQRLIGENYEYRPYFRQAMAGGAGLFYSIGMTTRVPGCFRSRPVRDGDRIIGVAAITFSLGGVERGWVESGERVALVDENGVVVLSTTESWKYRALKPLSDEVRGRVVAARQYPEVEIRPLAAEALDVLPEGVVVDGAKFPEGRGKWLAQSYRIGGPGWGLMLFSDLREVRETAVLGSVGAGFAAAFLVSLFVYGRLRQKSRRDRREAAEALKRVSEDLERRIEDRTAQLSTANQQLHDKVDDLERTEAILRKTTDDAVQAGKLAVLGQLAAGVSHELNQPLSALQMLAGNGVTLLEMGENDEVRANLQAINELVGRMGRIVGPLKSFARKSPLELVPVRLGAAVDNALMLLSAVTARTPVKIDVSIQPPELQVLADAVRLEQVPST, from the coding sequence GTGAGGACGAGGCGCGTCAGGCGTGCGCTCAACCTGCTGCTCGTCGCCGCCGCCTGTGCGCTCGCGGCCTGGCTCGGCTACCGTGCCGTGTGGGAGTGGCAGCTCGCGCGCCTGCACGATGCCGGCCATCAGCGCCTCGTGCTGTTCGCGCGCAGCCTCGAGAGCATCCTCGACAAGTACGAACATCTGCCCTTCATGATCGGCCTGCACCGGGACGCGATCCGCTTGCTGCGCGACAAGGACCCGGCGCTCGTCCCGGCGGTGAACGAACTCCTCAAGCAGGCGCAGGCGGGGACCGAAGTCACCCAGTTCTACCTGCTCGACACCACCGGCACCGCAGTGGCGAGCAGCCAGCAAAGGCTGATCGGCGAGAACTACGAATACCGTCCCTATTTTCGCCAGGCGATGGCCGGCGGAGCGGGGCTCTTCTACAGCATCGGCATGACGACGCGGGTACCGGGCTGCTTCCGCTCGCGCCCCGTGCGCGACGGCGACCGCATCATTGGCGTCGCGGCGATCACCTTCAGCCTCGGCGGCGTCGAACGCGGCTGGGTCGAGAGCGGGGAGCGCGTGGCGCTCGTCGACGAGAACGGCGTGGTCGTGCTCAGCACCACCGAATCCTGGAAATACCGTGCGCTGAAGCCGCTGTCGGACGAGGTGCGCGGGCGCGTCGTCGCCGCGCGCCAGTATCCGGAAGTCGAGATCCGTCCGCTCGCCGCCGAGGCGCTCGACGTGCTGCCCGAAGGCGTCGTCGTCGACGGCGCCAAGTTTCCCGAAGGGCGGGGCAAGTGGCTCGCCCAGTCCTATCGGATCGGCGGGCCCGGCTGGGGGCTGATGCTGTTCTCGGATCTGCGCGAGGTCCGCGAGACGGCCGTCCTCGGCAGCGTCGGCGCGGGCTTCGCGGCGGCTTTCCTGGTATCGCTCTTCGTCTATGGCCGCTTGCGGCAGAAATCGCGCCGCGACCGTCGCGAGGCCGCCGAGGCGCTGAAGCGGGTCTCGGAAGACCTCGAACGGCGCATCGAGGATCGCACGGCGCAGCTGTCGACCGCCAACCAGCAACTGCACGACAAGGTCGACGACCTGGAACGGACCGAGGCGATCCTGCGCAAGACGACCGACGACGCCGTCCAGGCCGGCAAGCTCGCCGTGCTCGGCCAGCTCGCGGCAGGCGTATCCCATGAACTCAACCAGCCCCTGTCGGCCCTGCAGATGCTCGCCGGCAACGGTGTGACGCTGCTCGAGATGGGCGAGAACGACGAAGTCCGCGCCAATCTGCAGGCGATCAATGAACTCGTCGGCCGCATGGGCCGCATCGTCGGACCGCTGAAGTCCTTCGCCCGAAAATCCCCGCTGGAGCTCGTTCCGGTGCGCCTCGGGGCGGCGGTCGACAATGCGCTGATGCTGCTTTCCGCCGTGACGGCCAGGACACCCGTCAAGATCGATGTGTCGATCCAGCCGCCCGAGCTGCAGGTGCTCGCGGATGCCGTCCGCCTCGAACAAGTCCCGTCAACCTGA
- a CDS encoding MFS transporter, translating into MSVNELTLPAGAAAGLPGEIRRQTAQLSPAARLRSIFSGSVGNLVEYFDWYVYAAFALYFAPKFFPSGDQTAQLMNTAAVFAIGFLVRPLGGWVLGTYADRKGRREALMLSVMLMCVGSLMIAFIPGYDAIGYGAPALLLVARLLQGISLGGEYGSSATYLSEIATPSRRGFYSSFQYVTIIMGQLLALGLLLVLQKFVLTQQELHEWGWRIPFLIGSGIAAGAIWLRRNMAETEAFNEQGAAAKRKSNVRELAKHPREVFTVVALTAGGTVSFYTFTTYMQKYLVNTTGFTKDDATMISSIALLVFMLLQPLVGLLSDFIGRRAMLIAFGACATLFTVPLLTALSVPQSMGSALGWYILALVITTGYTSINAIFKAELFPVHIRALGVGFPFAVTVSVFGGTAEYLALWLKSIGHEPWFYYYVSACAALSLIVSLTMKDTKATSRIDQD; encoded by the coding sequence ATGAGTGTGAATGAACTGACCCTTCCCGCCGGGGCTGCCGCCGGCCTTCCCGGGGAAATCCGCCGACAGACGGCGCAGTTGTCGCCCGCAGCGCGTCTGCGCTCGATCTTCAGCGGCTCGGTCGGCAATCTCGTCGAATACTTCGACTGGTACGTCTACGCTGCCTTCGCGCTGTACTTCGCCCCGAAGTTCTTCCCGTCCGGCGACCAGACCGCGCAGCTGATGAACACCGCGGCGGTCTTCGCGATCGGCTTTCTCGTGCGCCCGCTGGGCGGCTGGGTGCTCGGCACCTACGCGGACCGCAAGGGGCGGCGCGAGGCGCTGATGCTGTCGGTGATGCTGATGTGCGTCGGCTCGCTGATGATCGCCTTCATCCCGGGCTACGACGCGATCGGCTACGGGGCGCCGGCGTTGCTGCTCGTCGCGCGCCTGCTGCAGGGGATCAGCCTCGGCGGCGAATACGGCAGCTCCGCGACCTATCTGAGCGAGATCGCGACGCCCAGCCGGCGCGGCTTCTATTCGAGCTTCCAGTACGTCACGATCATCATGGGCCAGCTCCTCGCGCTCGGCCTGCTGCTCGTGCTGCAGAAGTTCGTGCTGACGCAGCAGGAGCTCCACGAGTGGGGTTGGCGCATCCCCTTCCTGATCGGTTCGGGCATCGCCGCCGGGGCGATCTGGCTGCGCCGGAACATGGCCGAGACCGAAGCGTTCAACGAGCAGGGCGCGGCGGCGAAGCGCAAGAGCAACGTGCGCGAACTCGCCAAGCATCCGCGCGAGGTGTTCACGGTCGTCGCGCTCACCGCGGGCGGCACGGTGTCCTTCTACACCTTCACGACCTACATGCAGAAGTACCTTGTGAACACGACCGGTTTCACGAAGGACGACGCGACGATGATCTCGTCGATCGCGCTCCTTGTGTTCATGCTGCTGCAGCCCCTGGTCGGATTGCTGTCGGACTTCATCGGCCGCCGCGCGATGCTGATCGCGTTCGGCGCCTGCGCGACGCTCTTCACCGTGCCCCTGCTCACCGCGCTGTCAGTCCCGCAGAGCATGGGCAGCGCGCTCGGCTGGTACATCCTCGCGCTGGTGATCACGACCGGCTACACGTCGATCAACGCGATCTTCAAGGCCGAGCTCTTCCCGGTGCACATCCGTGCGCTCGGCGTCGGCTTCCCGTTTGCGGTCACGGTGTCGGTCTTCGGGGGTACGGCCGAGTACCTCGCCCTGTGGCTGAAGAGCATCGGCCATGAGCCGTGGTTCTATTACTATGTCAGCGCGTGCGCGGCGCTGTCGCTGATCGTTTCGCTGACGATGAAGGACACGAAGGCGACGTCACGCATCGACCAGGACTGA
- the scpB gene encoding methylmalonyl-CoA decarboxylase, whose product MPLVICSIDHKVATLTLDHSAKRNCLSETLVDELLAGLDACREAQIRCVVLRAQPGTAVWSAGHDVSELPEGGRDPLGWKDPLRKLVREIEAFPAPVIAMIEGSVWGGACETVFACDLIVATPESTFAATPARHGVPYNVSGLLTFFNAAHARIANEMLFTAQPIPAMRLERMGIINHVVAADDLEEIHLCHRADDRQERAALDLGDERAATHPRRRTFDVAARLRAHPGAAPRRLRQPRLRGGDPGVQGKAQTGIHRGVRITGGACTRYRLGLTRAVVS is encoded by the coding sequence ATGCCGCTCGTTATCTGCTCCATCGACCACAAGGTCGCCACGCTCACCCTCGATCATTCGGCCAAGCGCAACTGCCTTTCCGAAACACTGGTCGACGAATTGCTCGCAGGACTGGATGCCTGTCGCGAAGCGCAGATCCGTTGCGTGGTCCTGCGCGCGCAACCCGGGACCGCCGTCTGGTCCGCGGGCCATGACGTGTCCGAACTGCCGGAAGGCGGCCGCGACCCCCTTGGGTGGAAGGACCCGCTGCGCAAACTCGTGCGCGAGATCGAAGCGTTTCCCGCGCCGGTGATCGCGATGATCGAAGGCAGCGTCTGGGGCGGCGCGTGCGAGACGGTGTTCGCCTGCGACCTGATCGTCGCCACGCCAGAATCGACCTTCGCCGCCACGCCAGCCCGCCACGGCGTGCCCTACAACGTCAGCGGTCTGCTGACCTTTTTCAACGCGGCGCATGCCCGCATCGCCAACGAGATGCTGTTTACGGCCCAACCGATTCCGGCGATGCGGCTCGAACGGATGGGCATCATCAACCACGTCGTGGCGGCGGACGATCTCGAGGAAATTCACCTATGCCACCGCGCGGACGATCGCCAGGAACGCGCCGCTCTCGATCTCGGTGATGAAAGAGCAGCTACGCATCCTCGCCGGCGCACATTCGATGTCGCCGCACGACTTCGAGCGCATCCAGGGGCTGCGCCGCGTCGTCTACGACAGCCGCGACTACGCGGAGGGGATCCGGGCGTTCAAGGAAAAGCGCAAACCGGAATTCACCGGGGAGTAAGGATCACAGGTGGCGCTTGTACCCGATATCGGTTAGGTCTTACCAGGGCCGTGGTATCCTGA
- a CDS encoding sensor histidine kinase produces the protein MMEEGGGGDLRLEIAATADAGVVRLVIRDYGPGFSADTLAHLFEPFYTTKPTGEGLGLGLTISRAIIERLGGTLRAENAGPGARFEILLKDATP, from the coding sequence ATGATGGAGGAGGGCGGGGGCGGCGACCTTCGACTCGAAATTGCGGCGACGGCCGACGCCGGCGTCGTGCGTCTCGTGATCCGCGACTACGGCCCCGGCTTTTCGGCGGACACGCTCGCGCACCTTTTCGAGCCCTTCTATACGACCAAGCCGACCGGCGAGGGCCTGGGCTTGGGCCTGACGATCTCGCGTGCGATCATCGAACGGCTCGGCGGAACGTTGCGTGCCGAGAATGCGGGCCCCGGTGCCCGCTTCGAAATCCTGCTCAAAGACGCCACCCCATGA
- a CDS encoding sigma-54 dependent transcriptional regulator, producing MTADQTLWLIEDDPAVRHASSQSLRLAGFGARAFGDAESALAALADELPDAVVCDVRLPEMDGLAFMARLLRTDPGIPVILITGHGDITMAVQAMRAGAYDFIEKPFPPERLVEVVRRALEKRRLTREVSRLTEELARHAGATIIGECPAVQNLRRLVGALGPTAVDVLLHGETGAGKEVVAHALHAASGRTGPFVAINCGGLPESVFESEMFGYEAGAFTGATKRRIGKIEHAHGGTLFLDEIESMPLALQAKLLRVLQDHRVERLGGNVPVEVDCRIIAATKDDLKVLAEQGRFRADLYYRLNVAVLQLPPLRERKEDIPLLMAHFLGEAAQRFKLPTPTWGAADVLRWQAHDWPGNVRELKNTAERICLGLSDGLSAQEGEDGGPPGLVSQLEQAERGFIRSALKASQGNVARASELLKIPRKTLYDKLARYGLRAEDFRDSQASN from the coding sequence ATGACTGCCGACCAGACGCTCTGGCTCATCGAAGACGATCCCGCCGTGCGCCACGCGAGCAGCCAGTCGCTGCGGCTGGCGGGCTTCGGCGCGCGTGCGTTCGGCGACGCAGAGTCCGCGCTGGCGGCGCTTGCCGATGAGCTGCCGGACGCGGTCGTGTGCGATGTGCGCCTGCCGGAAATGGACGGCCTGGCGTTTATGGCGCGGCTGCTGCGCACCGATCCCGGCATCCCGGTCATCCTGATCACGGGGCACGGCGACATCACGATGGCCGTGCAGGCGATGCGTGCCGGCGCCTACGATTTCATCGAGAAACCCTTTCCGCCCGAACGCCTCGTCGAAGTCGTCCGGCGCGCACTCGAAAAGCGCCGCCTGACGCGCGAAGTCAGCCGCCTGACCGAGGAGCTCGCACGCCATGCGGGGGCGACCATCATCGGCGAATGTCCGGCGGTCCAGAACCTGCGCCGACTCGTCGGCGCGCTCGGGCCGACCGCCGTCGATGTGCTGCTGCATGGCGAAACTGGCGCCGGCAAGGAAGTCGTCGCGCACGCGCTGCATGCGGCGAGCGGACGCACCGGACCTTTCGTCGCGATCAACTGCGGCGGCCTGCCGGAAAGCGTGTTCGAGTCCGAAATGTTCGGCTATGAGGCCGGCGCTTTTACCGGCGCGACCAAACGGCGCATCGGCAAGATCGAGCATGCGCACGGCGGGACGCTCTTCCTCGATGAGATCGAAAGCATGCCGCTTGCGCTGCAAGCGAAGCTGCTGCGCGTGCTGCAGGATCACCGCGTCGAGCGCCTCGGCGGCAACGTGCCGGTGGAGGTCGATTGCCGCATCATCGCGGCGACGAAGGACGACCTGAAGGTGCTGGCGGAGCAGGGGCGTTTTCGCGCGGACCTGTATTACCGCCTAAACGTCGCCGTACTGCAACTGCCGCCGCTCCGGGAACGCAAGGAAGACATCCCGCTGCTGATGGCGCACTTCCTGGGCGAAGCCGCACAGCGCTTCAAGCTGCCGACGCCGACCTGGGGCGCGGCGGACGTCCTGCGCTGGCAGGCGCACGACTGGCCGGGCAACGTACGGGAACTGAAGAACACCGCCGAACGCATCTGCCTCGGCCTGTCGGACGGCCTGTCTGCGCAAGAGGGCGAGGACGGCGGTCCGCCGGGATTGGTGAGCCAACTGGAGCAGGCCGAACGGGGCTTCATCCGGAGCGCCCTGAAGGCAAGCCAGGGGAATGTCGCCCGGGCCTCCGAATTGCTGAAGATTCCCCGCAAGACCCTGTACGACAAGCTCGCCCGATACGGTCTGCGCGCGGAGGATTTTCGCGATTCGCAGGCGAGCAATTAA
- a CDS encoding SRPBCC family protein, with translation MNTPTALKRELELVRVIDAPPSKLFKAWTDPDLLKQWFAPKPWTVSHVETDVRPGGASLIVMRSPEGQDFPNRGVYLEVVENERLVFTDAYTSAWEPSDKAFMTVILTFEDLGGKTRYHVQVKHWSEEDREEHEEMGFHEGWGQCADQLAVLVAQL, from the coding sequence ATGAACACTCCGACCGCCCTCAAGCGCGAGCTCGAACTCGTCCGCGTCATCGATGCCCCGCCGTCTAAACTCTTCAAGGCCTGGACCGATCCGGATTTGCTGAAGCAATGGTTCGCGCCGAAGCCGTGGACCGTGTCGCACGTCGAAACGGACGTGCGGCCGGGTGGCGCCAGCCTGATCGTCATGCGCAGTCCCGAGGGGCAGGACTTTCCGAACCGCGGCGTCTATCTGGAAGTCGTGGAAAACGAAAGGCTGGTGTTCACCGACGCCTACACCAGCGCCTGGGAACCCTCCGATAAGGCTTTCATGACCGTCATCCTGACTTTCGAGGATCTCGGTGGAAAGACCCGCTACCACGTCCAGGTAAAGCACTGGAGCGAGGAAGACCGCGAGGAGCACGAGGAAATGGGATTCCACGAGGGCTGGGGGCAGTGCGCCGATCAGCTCGCGGTACTGGTCGCTCAACTCTGA
- a CDS encoding ankyrin repeat domain-containing protein has product MKHPLFESLGDHYPIHLEERFDRILTKIEQLWDRPEIHDYFSDLLIDKRGGRQGFPPDVLNDIIRLREFRELETFRQAERKEQAIAELNDRGIIIDRTSFIRALHEGDREVIDLFVRAGFNIHFSDEQGTPPLLFALKNGYTVIAKILVDAGADPNAKDRLGLTPLLVACGKPTSGYRAIAEALIQRGAFVNVRDRLGNTPLLLSLSGGVMDVAWLLIEHGADVTAITRKGETALTLAQNASDPEAAGVIEAITAKGVKR; this is encoded by the coding sequence ATGAAACACCCACTGTTCGAAAGCCTCGGAGACCACTATCCGATCCATCTCGAGGAGCGCTTCGACCGCATCCTCACGAAGATCGAGCAACTGTGGGACAGGCCCGAGATCCACGATTACTTCAGCGATCTCCTGATCGACAAGCGCGGTGGGCGTCAGGGCTTCCCGCCAGATGTCCTCAACGACATCATCCGGCTGCGCGAATTTCGGGAGCTGGAAACCTTCCGCCAGGCCGAGCGCAAGGAGCAGGCAATCGCCGAACTGAACGATCGCGGCATCATCATCGATCGCACCAGTTTCATCCGGGCACTGCACGAGGGCGATCGCGAGGTGATCGATCTCTTCGTCCGTGCCGGATTCAACATCCATTTCTCCGACGAACAAGGCACGCCGCCGCTGCTCTTCGCACTCAAGAACGGCTACACGGTGATCGCGAAGATCCTCGTCGATGCGGGGGCGGACCCCAACGCCAAGGACAGGCTCGGGCTCACGCCGCTTCTCGTCGCATGCGGCAAGCCGACGAGCGGCTACCGAGCTATCGCCGAGGCGCTGATCCAACGCGGCGCGTTCGTCAACGTGCGCGACCGCCTGGGCAATACGCCCTTGCTCCTGTCGCTGTCGGGCGGTGTCATGGATGTTGCCTGGCTGCTCATCGAACATGGTGCCGACGTTACCGCGATCACCCGCAAGGGCGAGACAGCGCTCACGCTGGCGCAGAACGCCTCCGACCCTGAAGCGGCCGGAGTAATCGAGGCGATCACCGCCAAAGGCGTGAAGCGCTAG